The Salvelinus fontinalis isolate EN_2023a chromosome 13, ASM2944872v1, whole genome shotgun sequence DNA segment TTGTTCATCATTCATTGTCATAGCAACATAACCGTATTCTGTTCTGTGTCGTCTATTTTCATTCCTTAGGTAACATCCTTGCTACAGGAAGCCCTCGACAAACATTTCCACCCAGATGATTCTGTCAATCAATTCCTTCTCCCTGTTGCCCCCCCTCCAGTCCAATTCATGGATAGTCATCATTATGGAAAGGTCACCACCAAAGGGGAAGACCTATCGCTGGGAACATTGCCAGAAGAGGAGGAATCTGATTGGTCAGAGATGGGGGATGAGGCTCCAAAATGCGTTCTGAGGTCAGCGGGAGGTCATCATGGTGGCACAGCGTTTCAACCGTGGAGACAGGAGCGTATTTGCTGGgcaggacagggagagggagacacagagagtgaGTCAGGGGGTGAGGAGATTGTCAGAcaacaccctcccccctccctacaGATCCCCCATCTCCATGTCACCATTCACTCTGAGACCTTACCAGCCCCCATGGATGATGTCACCCTCACCACCAGCTTCAAGAACTCAGCTTATGGCCCAACAGAGGAGGACGGGTACAGGGTCACTGCGAGCCGCAAACTGGGCTCTCCCATCCGCATCCTGTCAGCCAGTCTGGATGAGATTCCCTCCTCCAGGAGACAGAAGAACAGGCAGGAGGAGCACCATGGCCAGCTGAAGGGCACAGAGGCCATGATGGACCTCCACCAACCAGAGGACGGTACCATGGACGACTCAGAAGATGAGATCATCCGTAACTGGAGGACAAGGAGCGAGGACATGGGTGTGGATGTCAGGGAGGTAGATCCTGGCAGCAGTTTGGACAACCTGCAGTCGGCCCAAAATATGCTCAACCACTTCATCTGCCAGCTGCAGCCCAGTGTGGAGGAGGGGCGGGGCTGGACTGGAGGGGTGCCGGATGAAGTGCTAAATGGGGAGAGAACACAGCTGTGACACCTGATCTCTTCACAGAGACACAGATGTGGACAGGTGTCGACTGGGTTGGTGGTTACTGAAGTAAGCATGATTTTGATAACATTTGATATTCATAATTCACCTTTGAGTATGTTGTATTTTGAACATAAAGCAACAGAATTGACCACTtgaataataatacttttaattATAATTATTTAAATTTTCATCTGATTTAAAACGTTTTCAGGGGTAAATAACAGGGCCCCAAAGAGTATTCATCATTAAAAACAAGTAAGATAAAGAAACTGTTTCAAACATAGTGTTTTCCTCTTTTTGAAGATATTAAGTAATTAACGCCTGCTAAGAGCTGTAATGGCAAGCGGCCCAAGTTGGAGATCCTCAGCTCCACATTTTAATATTTGTGATATTTTTCTCGATTCATAATCAAAGACATGTCCTGAGGTCTTTTTTTCCAGTATGCAGGGATTTGGCTTTGATGTCCTCCAGAGGTAACATCAAACAAAAAGCATGTGGCTTTGATTTTCCCTGTTCCCTCACTCTGGGAAACCCTGTCCTAGGCTTCACTCCTGTCTCATCATAGCAGACCACAGCCGAATCCCACCCTTGTCTCTGGATTATATAATAATAGATCCTTTCAGAACCTCTTGTGCATAATTCATTATAATGGTTTGTGTTTTTCCCTCAGTGCATGTTAGATAAGAAGAGGAGTGTTTCATAGAATTTAGGTCCTTAGGTAAGATGTAAGACATGCTGATAGACTTTGTTTATCCTCATACGTTAATTCACCTGCAGATATAGAAATAATACCAGGTCTAATCTGTACAGTGTATAGTCAAATATTTAATAACATACAGTATAAATAGTGCCCGTTGGACCGTCACTGGGGATGGGAAACAATATATTTTAAGTCAGGTTTTAATTGATGGAGATAAAATGAAAACAGAACCATTTGATACGTTTTTATGAATTTTGCCGATGGATCTGTGTGGTCTGGTGTGAATGGTTCCAACTGCTAGATAGTTTTCTCCTTCCATGGggaaaacaaaaaaaaagaaacatatTTATTCTT contains these protein-coding regions:
- the LOC129867867 gene encoding uncharacterized protein LOC129867867, with the protein product MNLITTNLPILYLTTIPPHLQTHTTTIITMTITTAHQAILRRTLLTLQEQNEDLHHSLLQTAVRMECMGTEFKSSHQLLESELQNTRVELSSLLDKFKRLRDNYSYTQQTNNLLERKLHSVAQSMDGEREHLNQRITALTDQLSSAKTTIHSMETINVTSLLQEALDKHFHPDDSVNQFLLPVAPPPVQFMDSHHYGKVTTKGEDLSLGTLPEEEESDWSEMGDEAPKCVLRSAGGHHGGTAFQPWRQERICWAGQGEGDTESESGGEEIVRQHPPPSLQIPHLHVTIHSETLPAPMDDVTLTTSFKNSAYGPTEEDGYRVTASRKLGSPIRILSASLDEIPSSRRQKNRQEEHHGQLKGTEAMMDLHQPEDGTMDDSEDEIIRNWRTRSEDMGVDVREVDPGSSLDNLQSAQNMLNHFICQLQPSVEEGRGWTGGVPDEVLNGERTQL